One segment of Carya illinoinensis cultivar Pawnee chromosome 1, C.illinoinensisPawnee_v1, whole genome shotgun sequence DNA contains the following:
- the LOC122318863 gene encoding uncharacterized protein LOC122318863, whose amino-acid sequence MQAFRSVLDDCNLIDLGFEGQKYTWCNRRYEYGVVSERLDRFVATPSWKACFPLSRVVHGVAASSDHLPIIFVPSTADNEYRHKLFRFEAMWVEDDECGEVISRCWQGTHENRPIGSIIDRLSICSKGLEAWNKQKFGHVKQQIKRARESLQRLQLAEPSSITREEMMKA is encoded by the coding sequence ATGCAAGCTTTTAGAAGTGTACTTGATGATTGCAATTTGATTGATTTGGGATTTGAGGGCCAGAAGTATACATGGTGTAACAGAAGATATGAGTATGGGGTGGTTAGTGAAAGACTGGACAGGTTTGTTGCTACTCCCAGCTGGAAAGCATGTTTTCCCCTTTCTCGAGTTGTGCATGGTGTTGCTGCATCTTCTGATCATTTGCCTATCATATTTGTACCAAGCACTGCTGATAATGAATATAGGCATAAGCTCTTTAGATTTGAGGCAATGTGGGTGGAGGATGACGAATGTGGTGAAGTTATTTCAAGATGTTGGCAAGGAACTCATGAAAATAGGCCTATTGGTTCTATTATTGATAGACTGAGCATATGCAGTAAGGGATTGGAGGCATGGAACAAACAGAAGTTTGGGCATGTGAAACAGCAAATCAAAAGGGCTCGAGAGTCTCTTCAAAGATTACAGTTAGCTGAACCAAGTAGTATAACAAGAGAAGAAATGATGAAGGCTTAG